One genomic segment of Streptomyces sp. TLI_146 includes these proteins:
- a CDS encoding ATP-grasp domain-containing protein translates to MPSTVPALAGDVDAVVEQASALGGPVVLKPRILSGDAVGHRAQSPREIREGFVTVRDSCQPGEPCAGAGGALIEAYMDGPEIGVECVVLAPDTVHLAAVSRTFTQGEPPVLETGHLVDAADPVLRDPRIGQLAASAVAAVGLSRGVIHVQMRLTYQGPRITEIGATLASDLIPHLVHLATGLNLPQIAADLATGADPDLVPRQSRCAAVRFLYPCVTGQVTAVHCGIQAAWLERLVWTALPGEHVCAPPHASIRDRTALAVVTGGDPSSCRKRLQLVEERTGIHIQAGTA, encoded by the coding sequence ATCCCTTCGACCGTCCCCGCCCTTGCTGGTGACGTCGACGCCGTCGTCGAGCAGGCGAGCGCGCTCGGCGGACCGGTCGTCCTCAAACCCCGCATTCTCAGCGGCGATGCGGTAGGTCACCGTGCCCAGAGCCCTCGCGAGATACGCGAGGGCTTCGTAACCGTCCGGGATTCCTGCCAGCCGGGAGAGCCGTGCGCCGGGGCAGGCGGGGCGCTGATCGAGGCGTACATGGACGGCCCCGAGATCGGCGTGGAGTGCGTGGTCCTCGCCCCCGACACCGTGCACCTGGCAGCCGTCAGCCGCACCTTCACACAGGGGGAGCCCCCCGTCCTGGAAACCGGACATCTCGTGGACGCCGCCGACCCCGTCCTGCGTGATCCCCGGATCGGCCAGCTCGCCGCGTCGGCCGTGGCCGCGGTGGGCCTCTCGCGCGGCGTGATCCACGTCCAGATGCGACTGACCTACCAGGGGCCGCGCATCACCGAGATCGGCGCCACTCTCGCCAGCGATCTCATTCCCCACCTTGTGCACCTGGCCACGGGCCTCAACCTGCCGCAGATCGCAGCCGATCTCGCCACGGGCGCCGACCCCGATCTGGTACCCCGCCAGAGCCGATGCGCCGCCGTACGGTTCCTCTACCCCTGCGTCACCGGTCAGGTCACCGCGGTGCACTGCGGGATTCAGGCTGCGTGGCTGGAACGGCTCGTCTGGACCGCGCTGCCCGGCGAACACGTCTGCGCGCCGCCCCACGCCAGCATCCGAGACCGCACCGCCCTGGCTGTCGTCACCGGTGGCGATCCCTCCTCCTGCCGCAAGCGGCTCCAACTCGTCGAAGAGCGCACCGGTATCCACATCCAGGCCGGCACGGCCTGA
- a CDS encoding DUF5959 family protein, whose translation MTRATVSRSTFWGVVPGGPPGLDAEIVVETPFVSGRIDLALYVARLESWANALDRLDAGEDVAWMQMSSGPSIFIQLTGERDCPEVVVEDESRSMVTVWVPLVPPDDWIADHRRRLRQVMGHWVPMLSG comes from the coding sequence ATGACGAGGGCAACAGTGTCTCGGTCAACGTTCTGGGGCGTAGTCCCGGGTGGACCGCCCGGGCTCGACGCGGAGATCGTCGTCGAGACACCTTTCGTGTCCGGACGCATCGACCTGGCGTTGTACGTTGCAAGGCTGGAGAGCTGGGCCAACGCGCTGGACCGGCTCGACGCCGGGGAAGACGTGGCCTGGATGCAGATGAGCAGCGGGCCGTCCATCTTCATCCAGCTCACGGGCGAGCGTGACTGCCCAGAGGTGGTCGTGGAGGACGAGTCCCGGTCCATGGTCACCGTGTGGGTCCCTCTCGTTCCGCCGGACGACTGGATTGCTGACCACCGCCGGCGTCTGCGCCAGGTGATGGGTCACTGGGTTCCGATGCTGTCAGGGTAG
- a CDS encoding GNAT family N-acetyltransferase: protein MTTAVPDTDTSGRADHQGIRISVLSGGRALDFLDCHWPTLYTRDPHSTPYQSRAWLGGWAQHLPLTVTPVMVVAHDSSGPVAAIAMTQEVTDDGHDRMPPLSAPAAECIRAVGPGSERLAVANALVRCLVGLARDGTQVELSDVPADSALAHQLAVQWNGSLDQTPYATIALPVGYAGLSRTTQRGHRRRQRVWDNLAEHGHRVRYRRTQSVTELLETLPTLEYLLRLRRPNQPEGLLHPGLQPWRTVLERCSTAAFIATLTVDEDVVAAQLCLRRGTRVHSVLPAMNPAALALAPGHALLRHLTADLERSGYRTLDLGRTRPESGQIHYKAQYAATWTQTVAIHSHQRLRPDSPCTAPPR from the coding sequence ATGACCACTGCCGTCCCCGACACCGACACCTCTGGCAGAGCCGATCACCAGGGCATCAGGATCAGCGTGCTCAGTGGCGGGCGTGCCCTGGACTTCCTCGACTGCCACTGGCCCACCCTCTACACCCGCGACCCGCACAGCACGCCGTACCAGTCCAGGGCCTGGCTGGGAGGCTGGGCACAGCACCTGCCCCTCACGGTCACCCCGGTCATGGTGGTAGCCCATGACAGCAGTGGACCGGTCGCGGCGATTGCCATGACACAGGAGGTGACGGACGACGGCCATGACCGGATGCCTCCACTGTCCGCACCCGCCGCCGAATGTATTCGCGCCGTCGGCCCCGGAAGTGAACGCCTGGCCGTCGCGAACGCACTGGTGCGATGCCTGGTCGGACTGGCCCGCGACGGAACGCAGGTCGAGCTTTCGGACGTTCCCGCCGACAGTGCTCTCGCCCACCAGCTGGCCGTGCAATGGAACGGCTCCCTGGACCAGACGCCCTACGCCACGATTGCCCTCCCGGTCGGCTACGCAGGCCTCTCCCGGACAACGCAGCGAGGCCACCGGCGCCGCCAGCGCGTCTGGGACAACCTGGCAGAGCACGGCCACCGCGTCCGCTACCGCCGCACCCAGAGCGTCACCGAACTGCTGGAGACCCTTCCCACCCTTGAATACCTGCTCCGGCTGAGGCGACCAAACCAGCCGGAAGGCCTCCTCCATCCGGGCCTTCAGCCATGGCGCACCGTCCTCGAACGCTGCAGCACCGCAGCCTTCATCGCCACACTGACCGTCGATGAGGACGTAGTTGCGGCGCAGCTATGCCTGCGACGCGGAACGCGTGTCCACTCCGTCCTCCCCGCCATGAACCCCGCAGCCTTGGCCCTGGCGCCTGGACACGCCCTCCTGCGGCACCTCACCGCCGACCTGGAACGCTCTGGATACCGGACATTGGATCTCGGCAGAACGCGACCAGAGTCCGGCCAGATCCACTACAAGGCCCAGTACGCCGCAACATGGACACAGACAGTGGCGATCCACAGCCACCAGCGGCTACGGCCTGACTCCCCTTGCACGGCGCCCCCACGCTAA
- a CDS encoding glutathione synthetase: MILSPTRPGATGSNAPTAKGVAAVVAPLVAGTPYAPALARHGWSCIAVTLPETLQADAAPSRLLGQITHTGSLRRTARDLAHVGTTAVVAGSPAGCELADRLAARLGLPGNAPATADMRRDTAWTSAVLRDAGLSAPRLLRTASLGEALRWAQFTRLPQLVLEHPDPARPHPGALCRTSADIRAAWHRQQHRDSQPLVLREHHPGTQFRIHTMSGSVHDGNDAHTVTAIWCESHTRERQIHRADLVSGRGILARALTRYTQRALTILGVRYGPAQATVVYTPDRGPTLTALRTDAGTEFAPEALRAATGHDPVADTVHLIRTGRREEPRPARKTHTTKVALLPRQDGMVNPELLHTLTSLPTVAAHTPLIAGTAVKAGQVAGWLLLAAEDMRAINRDHQAIRAAENFGLYGRTA; the protein is encoded by the coding sequence ATGATTCTCAGCCCCACCCGCCCCGGCGCCACCGGATCAAACGCCCCCACCGCCAAGGGAGTTGCCGCCGTGGTCGCACCCCTCGTTGCCGGTACCCCCTACGCACCCGCCCTGGCCCGGCACGGCTGGTCCTGCATCGCTGTCACGCTGCCCGAGACGCTCCAGGCCGACGCCGCTCCGTCGCGCCTCCTCGGCCAGATCACCCACACCGGCAGCCTGCGCCGGACGGCACGTGACCTCGCCCACGTGGGCACCACGGCCGTCGTGGCAGGCTCACCGGCGGGATGTGAGCTGGCCGACCGTCTCGCCGCCCGTCTTGGGCTGCCCGGCAACGCCCCCGCCACCGCGGACATGCGCCGCGATACCGCCTGGACCAGCGCGGTCCTGCGCGATGCCGGGCTCAGTGCCCCACGCCTGCTGCGCACGGCCAGCCTCGGGGAGGCCCTGCGCTGGGCCCAGTTCACCCGCCTGCCCCAGCTCGTCTTGGAACACCCTGACCCCGCTCGGCCACACCCCGGGGCGCTCTGCCGCACATCCGCCGACATCCGCGCCGCCTGGCACCGCCAGCAACACCGCGACAGCCAGCCGCTCGTCCTGCGTGAGCACCACCCCGGCACCCAGTTCCGTATCCACACCATGAGCGGATCCGTCCACGACGGCAACGACGCCCACACTGTCACCGCCATCTGGTGCGAGAGCCACACGCGCGAGCGGCAGATCCACCGAGCCGACCTGGTCAGCGGCCGAGGCATCCTGGCCCGCGCGCTCACCCGCTACACCCAGCGCGCCCTCACCATCTTGGGTGTGCGCTACGGCCCCGCCCAGGCCACCGTCGTCTACACACCCGACCGAGGCCCCACCCTCACCGCCCTGCGCACCGATGCGGGCACGGAGTTCGCCCCCGAGGCGCTCCGCGCGGCAACCGGCCACGACCCGGTCGCCGACACCGTGCACCTGATCCGCACCGGCCGGCGCGAGGAGCCCCGCCCAGCCCGCAAGACACACACGACGAAGGTCGCGCTGCTGCCCCGCCAGGACGGCATGGTCAACCCGGAGCTGCTGCACACCCTCACCAGCCTGCCGACCGTGGCCGCCCACACCCCGCTGATCGCAGGCACCGCCGTGAAGGCCGGCCAGGTAGCGGGCTGGCTCCTGCTCGCTGCCGAGGACATGCGGGCCATCAACCGCGACCACCAGGCGATCCGGGCTGCCGAGAACTTCGGCCTGTACGGGCGAACCGCATGA
- a CDS encoding pyridoxal-dependent decarboxylase, whose product MTSAPDPTRANKPPAPGIPEHRTTWTPVYPAETALHIGELPSDPLDDTVQVLALIAALRTKTPRIPGFANNRSFNSTDLGPAPGALFNDVPDPTSNAGNVDNRAYEQAVVRFIAQTAEAPPEDTFGYVTPSDSEGLLFGLATGRRRLPHAAVYASDQAHDSVATAADLLGMKLVTIPTTGDGVMDAQALKSAALLQRRIRPHLGRGPGAIVVATIGTVMRGAYDDVTELRQSAATAGGVHVHADAACGGLIAAHAPSAPRWNFAHGADSLSISGHEILGALIPCGVVLTRRHHVTAPLLASTYAQATRQNPGHSRSGLAALLLWCVLRRLGHSGLRAHVLGCLATAQYAVEQLTLAGVHPTRTTDSLTVGFDRPAEWITRKWHLVCEGSLARLVTAGHVTRTSIDALCRDLRTP is encoded by the coding sequence ATGACATCGGCACCCGATCCCACACGCGCCAACAAACCGCCCGCACCCGGAATACCGGAGCACAGGACAACCTGGACGCCGGTATACCCGGCTGAAACCGCACTGCACATCGGTGAACTCCCCTCGGACCCGCTCGACGACACCGTCCAAGTCCTCGCCCTGATCGCCGCACTGCGTACCAAGACACCCCGCATCCCTGGCTTCGCCAACAACCGTTCCTTCAATTCCACCGACCTCGGCCCCGCCCCGGGCGCGCTGTTCAACGACGTACCTGATCCGACCAGCAATGCCGGCAACGTCGACAACAGGGCCTACGAGCAGGCCGTGGTCCGCTTCATCGCCCAGACGGCGGAAGCGCCACCCGAGGACACCTTCGGCTACGTCACGCCCAGCGACAGCGAGGGGCTCCTGTTCGGCCTTGCCACGGGCCGCCGTCGGCTGCCTCACGCCGCCGTCTACGCCTCTGACCAGGCCCACGACAGCGTCGCCACAGCCGCGGACCTCCTCGGCATGAAGCTCGTGACCATACCCACCACGGGTGACGGGGTGATGGACGCACAGGCCCTGAAGAGCGCGGCGCTTCTCCAGCGCCGCATCCGTCCCCATCTCGGGCGGGGCCCAGGAGCCATCGTGGTCGCTACGATCGGGACGGTCATGCGCGGCGCGTACGACGACGTCACCGAACTCCGTCAATCGGCCGCAACGGCGGGGGGTGTCCATGTCCACGCCGACGCCGCCTGCGGCGGGCTGATCGCCGCGCATGCGCCTTCCGCACCCCGCTGGAACTTCGCCCACGGCGCCGACTCCCTCTCCATCAGCGGCCACGAAATCCTCGGCGCCCTCATCCCCTGCGGCGTCGTCCTGACCCGCCGACACCACGTCACGGCACCCCTGCTAGCCAGCACCTACGCCCAGGCCACCAGGCAGAATCCAGGCCACTCCCGCAGCGGCCTGGCCGCCCTGCTCCTCTGGTGTGTGCTGCGACGCCTCGGGCACTCCGGCCTGCGCGCCCACGTACTGGGCTGCCTGGCAACCGCCCAGTACGCCGTCGAGCAGCTCACCCTGGCCGGCGTGCACCCCACCCGCACCACCGACTCCCTCACCGTCGGCTTCGACCGGCCCGCCGAATGGATCACCCGCAAGTGGCACCTTGTCTGCGAGGGCTCGTTGGCCCGCCTGGTTACCGCCGGCCACGTCACACGGACTTCGATCGATGCCCTCTGCCGCGACCTGCGCACCCCCTGA
- a CDS encoding DUF6188 family protein, with product MTRSDVVELDDCWRLPLVGLTVTQVRVDHQLGLQLGEDAEINVQTGAAMDQGGGGQTSPLVPERQEVADALGLFGRAVTEATAFKDGRLLVEFDQGARLTVAPDADFEAWNITGPGALRVVCMPGGELAIWR from the coding sequence GTGACACGCTCCGACGTAGTAGAACTCGATGACTGCTGGCGGCTCCCGCTCGTCGGTCTCACCGTGACCCAGGTGCGGGTGGACCATCAGCTGGGCTTGCAGCTGGGCGAAGACGCCGAGATCAACGTGCAAACCGGCGCCGCCATGGACCAGGGGGGCGGCGGGCAGACGTCGCCGCTCGTTCCGGAGCGGCAGGAGGTGGCGGACGCCTTGGGCCTGTTCGGCAGGGCGGTCACCGAAGCGACAGCCTTCAAGGACGGACGGCTGCTCGTGGAGTTCGACCAGGGCGCCCGGCTGACCGTCGCGCCCGACGCGGACTTCGAAGCATGGAACATCACCGGCCCGGGCGCCCTGCGCGTGGTGTGCATGCCGGGCGGTGAACTCGCGATCTGGAGGTGA
- a CDS encoding DUF6875 domain-containing protein: MQRILLTRPATAQRTMIDTWLDSYIMRTHPLLGRPGAVCPYVTAARRHGVIRVRAATDTPTGDLVPRDRQHTSPAQARTWLHAVLRTAVDDFEHHPWPPQARQLHCLIVLLQGLAPDHWGELDRVHTEVTADVMRRGFMISRFHPRCSATAVHNASFAVNRSPVPLIVIRRMARDDHLFADDDQQLGAYQRNFPDTGRRDTQTTCAAAHPQTL, from the coding sequence ATGCAACGCATCCTTCTCACTCGCCCAGCCACCGCCCAGCGCACCATGATCGACACCTGGCTCGACAGCTACATCATGCGCACCCATCCCCTCCTGGGCCGCCCCGGCGCCGTCTGCCCCTACGTCACCGCAGCTCGCCGCCACGGCGTCATCCGCGTACGGGCCGCCACCGACACCCCGACCGGAGACCTGGTGCCCCGCGACCGCCAGCACACCAGCCCCGCCCAGGCCCGCACCTGGCTCCACGCCGTTCTACGCACCGCCGTCGACGACTTCGAGCATCACCCCTGGCCTCCCCAGGCACGCCAACTGCACTGCCTCATCGTGCTGCTCCAGGGCCTTGCCCCCGATCACTGGGGCGAACTCGACCGCGTCCACACCGAGGTCACGGCCGACGTGATGCGGCGAGGCTTCATGATCAGCCGATTCCACCCGCGCTGCTCGGCCACGGCCGTGCACAACGCTTCCTTCGCCGTGAACCGGTCGCCGGTCCCGCTCATCGTCATCCGCCGCATGGCCCGCGACGACCACCTCTTCGCCGACGACGACCAGCAGCTAGGGGCCTACCAGCGAAACTTCCCCGACACCGGTCGACGGGATACACAAACCACATGCGCGGCAGCCCACCCACAAACCTTGTGA